One part of the Streptomyces ferrugineus genome encodes these proteins:
- a CDS encoding globin domain-containing protein: MLSPESAAVVRATLPAVGGALDEITARFYGVMFAEQPELLDGLFNRGNQASGEQRRALAGSIAGFAQALLADPDARPDALLARIAHKHAALGVTEDQYTIVHKYLFRAIGDVLGEAVTPEVAAAWDEVYWLMAGALIAREARLYQEAQVDPRKPWRRWTVVERREETPDVASFLLRPADGTPLPAARAGQYVSVRVPMPDGIHQTRQYSLSNAPGDGLRRITVKRVASVADAPEGEVSNQLHRTVRAGDELTLSAPFGDVVLDDADTPLLLVSAGIGCTPMVGMLEHLAATGATRTVWVLHADRSPADHALRADTDRALEELPGARAQFWYEQNAADEPGARAGLMDLDDVDLPADSDVYLCGSLPFMRAVRTQLLRAGIPARHIRYEVFGPDLWLAHAED, encoded by the coding sequence ATGCTTTCGCCCGAGTCGGCCGCCGTCGTGCGCGCCACCCTGCCCGCCGTCGGCGGCGCCCTCGACGAGATCACGGCACGCTTCTACGGCGTCATGTTCGCCGAGCAGCCCGAGCTGCTGGACGGGCTGTTCAACCGCGGCAACCAGGCCAGCGGCGAGCAGCGCCGGGCCCTGGCCGGATCCATAGCGGGCTTCGCACAGGCGCTGCTGGCCGACCCCGACGCCCGCCCGGACGCGCTGCTGGCGAGGATCGCCCACAAGCACGCCGCGCTCGGCGTCACCGAGGACCAGTACACGATCGTCCACAAGTACCTTTTCCGCGCCATCGGCGACGTACTGGGCGAGGCGGTCACCCCCGAGGTGGCCGCAGCCTGGGACGAGGTGTACTGGCTGATGGCCGGTGCCCTCATCGCCCGCGAGGCCCGCCTCTACCAGGAGGCGCAGGTCGATCCCCGCAAACCGTGGCGGCGGTGGACCGTGGTCGAGCGGCGGGAGGAAACCCCGGACGTGGCCTCCTTCCTGCTGCGCCCGGCCGACGGCACCCCCCTGCCCGCGGCCCGCGCAGGCCAGTACGTCAGCGTCCGGGTGCCCATGCCGGACGGCATCCACCAGACCCGCCAGTACAGCCTGTCCAACGCGCCCGGCGACGGGCTGCGGCGCATCACCGTCAAGCGGGTCGCGAGCGTCGCCGACGCCCCCGAGGGCGAGGTGTCCAACCAGCTCCACCGCACCGTCCGGGCCGGCGACGAACTCACCCTGTCGGCACCCTTCGGCGACGTGGTGCTCGACGACGCCGACACCCCGCTGCTGCTGGTGTCGGCGGGCATCGGCTGCACCCCGATGGTCGGCATGCTCGAACACCTCGCGGCCACCGGCGCCACCCGCACGGTGTGGGTCCTGCACGCCGACCGCTCCCCGGCCGACCACGCGCTGCGCGCCGACACGGACCGCGCCCTGGAGGAACTGCCGGGCGCCCGCGCCCAGTTCTGGTATGAGCAGAACGCGGCCGACGAACCGGGCGCCCGGGCCGGCCTGATGGACCTCGACGACGTCGACCTGCCCGCCGACTCCGACGTCTACCTGTGCGGCTCGCTGCCCTTCATGCGCGCGGTGCGCACCCAACTGCTGCGGGCCGGCATCCCCGCCCGCCACATCCGCTACGAGGTCTTCGGCCCCGACCTGTGGCTGGCCCACGCGGAGGACTGA